A window of Syntrophales bacterium contains these coding sequences:
- the pth gene encoding aminoacyl-tRNA hydrolase codes for MKIIVGLGNPGKKYTFTRHNVGFMVIDKLAEENGISISKVGFDALYGKGSIKGNEVLLVKPQTYMNLSGKAVAKIVNRYKINKPEDLIVVHDDLDLPFATLRLKFGGGHGGHKGLQSIIEHIGDSSFIRVRLGIGKSPLKSITDKYVLSPFSHEEMQMLPAVIQKASEAIVYTISLGIQAAMNKFHKRTINQNRGG; via the coding sequence GTGAAAATCATAGTAGGGTTGGGAAACCCTGGAAAAAAATACACCTTTACCCGACATAACGTCGGGTTCATGGTAATAGACAAATTGGCCGAAGAAAACGGGATTAGTATTTCAAAAGTGGGATTCGATGCCCTATACGGTAAAGGATCGATTAAAGGAAATGAGGTTCTTTTGGTAAAACCACAAACGTATATGAACCTCAGCGGAAAGGCGGTGGCAAAAATCGTAAACCGATACAAAATCAACAAACCGGAGGATTTAATTGTAGTTCACGATGATCTCGATCTTCCTTTTGCTACGTTACGTCTCAAATTCGGTGGAGGCCACGGGGGACATAAAGGTCTGCAGTCCATCATTGAACACATAGGGGATTCATCGTTTATTAGAGTTCGTCTGGGCATTGGGAAATCCCCGTTAAAATCAATAACAGATAAGTACGTGCTTAGCCCCTTTTCCCATGAGGAAATGCAAATGCTTCCTGCGGTCATCCAAAAAGCCTCAGAAGCAATAGTATACACCATCTCTCTGGGTATACAGGCGGCTATGAACAAGTTTCACAAGAGAACTATCAATCAAAATCGAGGAGGTTGA
- a CDS encoding GerMN domain-containing protein → MVVRRGKKNFEHGTLKGRMKAKKPLLFVILSIIVGFLVFVFLTIFDYVYPPVDGKHAQMKKKERIGVVLYFCDTNERFLVPEKRFIPKETEQAKQAKEVVQALIAGSKTGLVNTLPDGVEVLNVSIKGDTAIVDFNKALLHNHPGGSAAELATVYSIVNSVTENVLGVKKVKILVSGTEVPSIKGHVDITQPFSPNRELIALSKKEE, encoded by the coding sequence ATGGTGGTTAGAAGGGGCAAGAAAAATTTCGAGCACGGTACGCTAAAAGGTCGGATGAAAGCTAAAAAGCCTTTGCTGTTTGTGATATTGTCCATTATAGTGGGGTTTCTTGTCTTTGTTTTTTTAACGATATTTGACTACGTTTACCCCCCTGTGGACGGTAAGCATGCACAGATGAAAAAGAAGGAACGTATAGGGGTGGTTCTCTATTTCTGTGATACTAATGAAAGGTTTCTAGTACCAGAAAAGAGGTTTATACCTAAGGAGACAGAACAGGCGAAGCAGGCAAAAGAGGTTGTTCAGGCCCTAATTGCAGGTTCGAAAACAGGTCTAGTGAACACTTTACCCGACGGTGTGGAAGTTCTGAATGTTAGCATAAAGGGGGATACAGCAATTGTTGATTTTAATAAAGCTCTCTTACACAATCACCCGGGTGGTAGTGCTGCCGAATTGGCCACAGTTTATTCCATAGTGAATAGCGTAACTGAAAATGTCCTCGGTGTAAAAAAAGTTAAAATACTGGTATCTGGGACAGAGGTACCATCTATAAAAGGGCACGTTGATATCACTCAACCGTTTTCACCAAACAGAGAGCTGATTGCATTGTCAAAAAAGGAAGAATGA
- a CDS encoding sigma 54-interacting transcriptional regulator yields MIITLLDKDKLLDSIFRVSTLLTADADLSVIQTKILEELLYTLDFDRGMIRFFDSTRRYLEVQVVKNFPLEEEKRAFDLALDVTRHNCLSTFVARSGEIAIVEKAVRDSRITSLDRYITSLAEKGSVICVPLKVGDSVIGTMEAWREEESIFYPEEISIIQAFANQMSIIIQNARLLKAGEEKIRQLTVLQEVVSELNVYSTLDDGILKIVLRGAKEITGADSAIVYFCDLQRDRCMVADENNSVIDARDGFDERMGKSSFLIKEAIESGNFVVKQLPVEIPPMESDTPYFTTRTELAIPFAIRDRFKGALYLSKNKGSFTEDQINALDILVKNAATTYDNAIMNSLLHQEAESLKSELERMKEREDKLLGFQDILGKSEKMLEIFRIIADVAGHNTNILIQGESGTGKELVARAIHRHSPRSNKPFVDVNCAAIPPTLLESELFGYEAGAFTDARKRKIGLLEYANGGTMLLDEIGEMNIQLQAKFLRMLEDGHIRRLGGTEKIPIDVRFIFSTNRDLAEMVSKGTFREDLFYRIRVVPIVIPPLRERPDDIILLANHFVKEFNQKFRKKIRGFDKETERILQDYPWPGNVRELRNIIERVMILKNKGKFITADDLPREIVRGSQSKSDWLIEPLLDQLPFDGIDYKKVTEKILLDIKNRLLQNALIKARGNKSEAARRLGISRFKLIREQKKLAQKLSSDIH; encoded by the coding sequence GTGATTATCACGCTTCTAGATAAAGATAAGCTTCTGGACAGCATATTCAGGGTAAGCACTTTGCTAACCGCGGATGCCGATCTTTCGGTGATACAGACAAAAATACTCGAAGAGCTGCTTTATACCCTTGATTTTGACAGGGGCATGATTCGTTTCTTCGACTCCACTAGGCGTTATCTAGAAGTTCAGGTAGTGAAAAATTTTCCTTTAGAGGAGGAAAAAAGGGCTTTTGACTTAGCGCTCGATGTGACACGTCACAATTGCCTTTCTACTTTTGTGGCAAGATCTGGTGAGATTGCTATTGTGGAAAAGGCAGTTAGAGATTCCAGGATTACGTCACTGGACCGATACATTACGAGCTTGGCAGAAAAAGGGTCGGTCATCTGCGTGCCCTTAAAAGTAGGGGATAGCGTAATTGGCACTATGGAGGCATGGCGGGAGGAGGAGAGTATTTTCTATCCAGAGGAAATCAGTATTATTCAGGCTTTTGCGAATCAAATGAGCATAATCATACAGAACGCCCGACTGTTGAAAGCAGGTGAGGAGAAGATTAGACAGCTTACGGTGTTGCAGGAGGTTGTCTCTGAGCTTAACGTATATAGCACGTTAGATGATGGAATTTTGAAGATTGTTCTTCGTGGTGCTAAAGAGATTACTGGTGCCGACAGTGCAATAGTATACTTCTGCGACTTGCAGCGGGATCGCTGTATGGTGGCTGATGAGAACAATTCTGTAATTGACGCTAGAGATGGATTTGATGAAAGGATGGGCAAAAGTAGTTTTCTCATTAAAGAAGCGATTGAGAGCGGAAATTTCGTTGTAAAACAGTTGCCCGTGGAAATTCCCCCGATGGAGTCCGATACCCCATATTTCACAACTCGGACGGAGCTGGCAATACCCTTTGCAATAAGGGACAGATTCAAAGGTGCGCTTTATCTCTCAAAAAACAAAGGTAGTTTCACTGAGGATCAAATCAATGCGCTAGATATTTTGGTTAAGAACGCAGCTACGACATACGATAATGCCATTATGAATTCTCTTCTCCACCAGGAGGCGGAATCCCTCAAATCAGAACTGGAGAGAATGAAAGAGAGAGAAGATAAATTACTGGGTTTCCAAGATATTCTGGGCAAGTCAGAAAAAATGTTGGAGATTTTTCGGATCATTGCAGATGTTGCTGGCCATAATACCAACATTCTCATACAGGGGGAGAGTGGAACGGGCAAGGAATTGGTAGCTAGAGCAATTCATCGCCACTCTCCTAGGAGCAACAAACCTTTTGTAGATGTCAATTGTGCTGCCATCCCCCCAACACTCCTTGAAAGTGAGCTTTTTGGGTATGAAGCAGGAGCTTTTACCGACGCCCGGAAGAGAAAAATAGGTCTCCTGGAATACGCGAATGGTGGGACTATGCTTCTCGACGAGATAGGTGAGATGAACATTCAACTGCAGGCGAAATTCCTCCGGATGTTGGAAGATGGGCATATCCGACGTCTTGGAGGTACAGAAAAGATTCCTATTGATGTTCGTTTTATCTTCTCCACAAATCGTGATCTTGCAGAAATGGTGTCGAAGGGTACTTTTCGGGAAGACCTATTCTACAGGATAAGGGTTGTGCCTATCGTTATACCACCTCTAAGAGAAAGACCGGATGATATAATTCTGTTAGCTAACCATTTTGTGAAGGAGTTTAATCAGAAGTTTCGCAAAAAAATTAGGGGATTTGATAAGGAGACTGAACGAATACTCCAAGATTATCCATGGCCTGGAAATGTAAGAGAACTGAGGAACATCATTGAAAGGGTTATGATTTTGAAAAATAAAGGCAAATTTATCACCGCTGATGATTTGCCCAGAGAGATTGTAAGGGGCAGTCAATCAAAGTCAGATTGGCTTATTGAACCCCTTTTGGATCAACTTCCCTTTGATGGTATTGACTACAAGAAAGTAACAGAAAAAATCCTCTTAGATATAAAGAACCGTCTTCTCCAGAACGCCCTTATTAAAGCTCGAGGAAATAAGTCTGAGGCTGCTCGACGATTGGGTATTTCAAGGTTTAAGCTTATAAGGGAACAAAAGAAATTGGCCCAAAAACTCTCAAGCGATATCCACTGA
- a CDS encoding sodium-translocating pyrophosphatase — protein MFKGRGKCFSLGVIPTLMMLLTVHAAFASEADIILPDLSGVTFMHGSVSGMLLLNLGLIICAIGMLFGAVQYIQTKKLPAHQAMLDVSNIIWETCKTYLIQQGKFLTVLWVLIAICIVYYFGVLSPTPITGILVILICSIFGILGSYSVAWYGMRSNTIANSRAAFASLSGNPLSIVNICLRSGMSVGLLLVSIELFFMIIILAYIPKELSGPCFIGFAIGESLGASALRICGGIFTKTADIASDLMKIVFHLPEDDPKNPGVIADCTGDNAGDSVGPTADGFETYGVTGVALITFLALALAENPSMGGKLIVWIFVMRILMILTSLISYFVNHSLSETVFGGKKDFNFEQPLTNLVWITSTISILVTFGASYFLLSDIPHSGGLPLWIALSIIISCGTAAGALIPEFTKVFTSTESRHCEEVVNASRQGGASLNILSGFVSGNFSGFWQGLVILILMVIAYVASQSPAVIEIMPPAFKFATPVFAFGLVAFGFLGMGPVTIAVDSFGPVSDNAQSIYELSMIESRPDASDVAKQHFGIPADFEQAKHYLESCDGAGNTFKATAKPVLIGTAVVGATTMVFGIIILLERLFGNAIAKLSLVQPEVILGLIMGGCMIYWFTGASTQAVVVGAYRAVVYIKKNLRLDKEQASIEDSKEVVRICTVYAQRGMINIFIVIFFMALGLAFFDPYFFIGYLIAIAFFGLFQAVFMANAGGCWDNAKKIVEVDLRQKNTPLHEATVVGDTVGDPFKDTSSVSMNPVIKFTTLFGLLTTEIAVTMTNASIKLGLAIVFFIIALIFVYRSFYTMRIEAEKLVEEE, from the coding sequence ATGTTTAAAGGAAGAGGGAAGTGTTTTTCTTTAGGCGTCATCCCTACGCTCATGATGCTGCTCACGGTCCACGCCGCATTTGCAAGTGAAGCAGACATCATTTTGCCCGATCTATCAGGAGTTACATTCATGCACGGAAGCGTAAGCGGGATGTTACTTTTAAATCTCGGTCTTATCATCTGTGCCATCGGCATGCTTTTTGGTGCGGTTCAGTACATTCAGACTAAAAAACTACCCGCCCACCAAGCTATGCTGGATGTCTCAAACATCATATGGGAAACATGCAAAACTTACCTGATCCAACAGGGTAAATTCCTAACAGTACTGTGGGTACTTATCGCCATATGTATTGTATACTACTTCGGTGTCCTATCACCCACACCTATAACTGGAATTTTGGTCATCCTTATATGTTCAATCTTCGGAATATTGGGATCTTATAGCGTTGCATGGTACGGAATGAGGAGTAACACAATCGCGAACTCCCGTGCGGCTTTTGCATCTTTAAGTGGCAATCCTCTGAGTATAGTAAACATATGTCTGCGTTCAGGTATGAGCGTAGGATTGCTACTCGTGAGCATTGAGTTGTTCTTTATGATCATCATTTTAGCCTACATTCCCAAGGAGTTATCTGGGCCATGCTTCATAGGATTTGCAATCGGTGAGTCTCTAGGCGCTAGTGCCCTCCGTATTTGCGGAGGTATTTTCACAAAAACCGCAGACATCGCCTCAGACCTCATGAAAATAGTGTTCCACTTACCAGAAGACGACCCCAAAAACCCTGGTGTCATAGCTGACTGCACGGGTGACAACGCTGGCGATTCAGTGGGACCCACCGCAGACGGTTTTGAAACGTATGGTGTTACAGGAGTGGCCTTGATTACCTTCCTGGCTCTGGCTCTGGCGGAAAACCCTTCAATGGGTGGAAAACTAATCGTCTGGATATTTGTTATGCGTATCCTTATGATCCTGACCTCTCTAATCTCCTATTTTGTTAACCACAGTCTCAGCGAAACAGTCTTTGGTGGCAAAAAGGACTTCAACTTTGAACAACCTCTCACAAACTTAGTATGGATCACATCGACAATATCCATACTTGTAACTTTTGGGGCCAGCTACTTTTTGCTCTCCGACATTCCCCACTCAGGTGGACTACCACTTTGGATAGCTCTATCCATAATAATCAGCTGCGGTACCGCTGCTGGTGCTCTCATCCCAGAATTTACAAAGGTGTTCACAAGCACAGAGTCCCGGCATTGTGAGGAAGTTGTTAATGCGTCCCGTCAGGGTGGAGCCTCCCTAAACATCCTTTCCGGATTTGTTTCTGGTAACTTCTCAGGTTTCTGGCAGGGATTGGTAATACTCATTCTAATGGTTATCGCTTATGTCGCTTCACAGTCACCCGCGGTAATCGAAATAATGCCCCCCGCATTTAAGTTTGCAACACCAGTATTTGCGTTCGGACTCGTGGCTTTCGGATTTCTTGGAATGGGTCCAGTAACGATTGCTGTAGACAGCTTCGGCCCTGTTTCTGACAACGCCCAGTCTATATACGAGCTCTCCATGATCGAGTCACGACCTGACGCTTCCGACGTAGCAAAACAGCATTTTGGTATCCCCGCAGATTTCGAACAAGCTAAGCATTACCTAGAATCATGTGATGGTGCTGGTAACACCTTTAAGGCGACGGCAAAACCAGTGCTGATTGGTACAGCTGTAGTGGGAGCTACAACTATGGTCTTCGGCATCATTATACTTCTGGAACGATTATTTGGTAATGCCATAGCTAAACTCAGTCTAGTCCAGCCGGAAGTTATTCTCGGTCTCATCATGGGTGGTTGTATGATTTACTGGTTTACGGGTGCATCAACCCAGGCAGTAGTAGTGGGAGCATATAGAGCGGTCGTTTACATAAAAAAGAACCTTCGACTCGATAAGGAACAGGCTTCAATTGAAGACAGCAAGGAAGTGGTTCGCATTTGCACAGTGTACGCCCAGAGGGGAATGATCAACATCTTTATCGTCATCTTCTTCATGGCCCTGGGTCTTGCCTTCTTTGATCCCTACTTCTTCATCGGTTATCTGATCGCCATAGCGTTTTTTGGTTTGTTCCAGGCAGTCTTCATGGCGAACGCGGGTGGTTGTTGGGATAACGCCAAAAAGATAGTAGAAGTAGACCTGAGACAGAAGAATACCCCTCTCCACGAAGCGACTGTAGTTGGTGACACCGTGGGTGACCCCTTCAAAGATACATCCTCCGTTTCAATGAACCCTGTTATTAAGTTCACAACCCTTTTCGGACTGTTAACCACTGAAATTGCGGTGACAATGACAAACGCATCTATAAAATTGGGTTTGGCAATCGTATTCTTCATAATCGCTCTGATCTTCGTATACAGGTCCTTCTACACAATGCGGATTGAAGCAGAAAAACTTGTGGAAGAAGAGTAA
- a CDS encoding cyclic nucleotide-binding domain-containing protein — protein sequence MALREDDYSVFSGSEIFRDLDHVQIGKILGIARVVKFRAGEVILREGDIGDTMYIMKEGTVEVIKNLVLVEIEDSEDRKKTKVFTKLEAKDHAVFGELALLDAMKRTATVRAVTDCVLYEINRADFLKLAEEDCKLGYRVILNLAKIIGARLRKADEETVKLTTILSIVLSEV from the coding sequence GTGGCATTGCGGGAGGATGATTATAGCGTTTTTAGTGGTTCGGAGATTTTTAGGGATTTAGACCACGTCCAAATTGGGAAAATCCTGGGTATTGCCCGAGTGGTTAAGTTCAGAGCTGGAGAGGTGATACTACGTGAGGGTGATATAGGAGATACGATGTACATAATGAAGGAGGGAACCGTTGAAGTCATAAAAAACCTTGTTCTAGTTGAGATTGAAGATAGTGAGGATAGAAAGAAAACAAAGGTTTTCACAAAACTGGAAGCGAAAGATCACGCTGTCTTTGGAGAGTTGGCATTGTTGGATGCTATGAAGAGGACGGCTACGGTGAGAGCTGTGACTGATTGTGTGTTATATGAGATAAATAGAGCTGATTTTTTAAAACTTGCCGAAGAAGATTGTAAATTGGGTTACCGTGTAATTTTGAACCTGGCAAAGATAATTGGTGCCCGTTTAAGAAAAGCTGATGAGGAAACGGTGAAGTTAACCACAATTTTGAGCATTGTATTAAGCGAGGTGTGA
- a CDS encoding ion channel, protein MILHRVSRFIRHPFVEIGFILLFVIFISAFIVFWFETMAPQSNINSLWDGIWWAVVTMGTVGYGDRYPVTTGGRIVGILLIFSGVGLMSLFTATVATFFIEKRLKEGRGLDRVRNKNHIVICGWSEHVDDLLQGLDSFGVMEHREVVLVNELSSDEIEALQVKYGKYKLKFVKGNYVQEEVLLRANVKKAEAVILMADASCGYQTDRMDEKTILAALAVKSIAPHVRIVAELLKQENRAHLKRANVDEIVVRDEYTASILAGTIRSPGLTKVISGILNIDSYCKLYRLPIPQEYIGRSFRELFFHFREREKALLLGIIKEKKTIKLEDILSDDTSAVEVFLREKIKETKKEFMVERESERIVLNPEDDYPIAPGDSAIVLMSGKLL, encoded by the coding sequence ATGATTTTGCATAGAGTTTCTCGATTCATCCGTCACCCTTTTGTGGAGATTGGGTTTATCCTCCTCTTTGTCATTTTTATAAGCGCGTTTATAGTTTTTTGGTTTGAAACCATGGCACCTCAATCCAACATAAATTCTTTATGGGATGGCATCTGGTGGGCTGTTGTAACCATGGGAACAGTGGGTTATGGTGACAGATACCCGGTGACCACAGGTGGAAGGATAGTTGGAATTTTACTTATTTTCAGTGGTGTGGGATTGATGTCCCTTTTTACCGCAACAGTAGCCACATTCTTCATAGAGAAAAGGTTAAAGGAGGGTAGGGGTTTGGACAGGGTAAGAAATAAGAACCACATTGTCATTTGTGGGTGGAGCGAACATGTGGATGATCTGTTACAGGGATTGGATAGTTTCGGAGTGATGGAACACCGGGAGGTTGTACTTGTAAATGAACTTTCCAGTGATGAGATAGAAGCCTTGCAAGTTAAATATGGAAAGTATAAGCTAAAATTTGTGAAGGGTAATTACGTACAAGAAGAAGTTCTTTTGCGGGCTAATGTAAAGAAGGCAGAGGCGGTGATTTTAATGGCTGATGCCTCTTGTGGTTATCAGACGGATAGAATGGATGAAAAGACGATTTTAGCGGCTCTAGCAGTAAAATCTATCGCTCCTCACGTTCGTATTGTTGCTGAACTGTTGAAGCAGGAGAACAGAGCGCACCTAAAAAGGGCTAATGTAGATGAGATTGTGGTGAGGGACGAATATACAGCTTCCATTCTCGCAGGAACTATAAGGTCACCAGGTTTAACTAAGGTTATTTCGGGGATACTGAATATTGACAGTTACTGTAAATTGTATCGTTTACCCATCCCACAGGAGTACATTGGGAGATCTTTTAGGGAGCTTTTCTTTCACTTCCGAGAAAGGGAAAAGGCCCTACTTTTGGGTATAATTAAGGAGAAAAAAACGATAAAGCTCGAGGATATCCTCTCGGATGATACGTCTGCTGTTGAGGTCTTCCTGCGAGAGAAGATAAAAGAGACAAAAAAGGAGTTTATGGTGGAAAGGGAGTCAGAAAGAATTGTATTGAATCCTGAAGATGATTATCCGATAGCACCGGGAGATTCGGCTATTGTTCTCATGAGTGGGAAATTATTGTAG
- the ychF gene encoding redox-regulated ATPase YchF — protein MGFRCGIIGLPNVGKSTIFNALTAAGAQVANYPFCTIEPNVGIVPVPDPRLDNLAKILNPPRVTPTVMEFYDIAGLVRGASKGEGLGNKFLGHIREVDAVIHIVRCFQNPDVAHMYGSIDPVRDIEIVTTELILADLETLSRRIARTEKAAKGGDRVAAKQLEFYSMLEDMLNRGIPIHTLRLEEEEKGFLKDLHLLTGKKVLYVANVGETDLKEKSSDVEKITEIALREGAKVIVICGDLEAEMIELPPEDRKAFLDSMGLEESGLVKLIREGYDLLNLITFYTTVGSELRAWTIPQGTKAPQAAGKIHSDMEKGFIRAEIINYNDFIKTPSLTHAREKGLIRSEGKEYIMKDGDIALFKFHV, from the coding sequence ATGGGTTTTCGCTGCGGTATCATAGGCCTCCCAAACGTGGGTAAATCAACAATTTTTAACGCCCTCACCGCAGCGGGTGCACAAGTAGCCAACTATCCTTTTTGCACCATTGAGCCAAATGTGGGTATTGTCCCTGTACCCGATCCGCGCCTGGATAATCTGGCCAAAATCCTAAACCCTCCCAGAGTTACCCCTACTGTAATGGAATTTTACGACATTGCCGGTCTTGTAAGAGGAGCAAGCAAAGGAGAAGGCTTGGGAAATAAATTTCTTGGACATATAAGAGAAGTAGATGCTGTAATTCACATCGTGAGGTGTTTTCAAAATCCCGACGTAGCCCACATGTACGGTTCAATTGATCCCGTAAGAGATATCGAGATCGTGACAACAGAGCTTATATTAGCCGATCTAGAGACACTGAGCAGAAGAATCGCTCGTACAGAGAAAGCAGCAAAAGGGGGAGACAGAGTAGCGGCGAAACAATTAGAGTTTTACAGTATGTTAGAAGACATGTTAAACAGGGGTATACCCATTCATACACTTAGACTGGAGGAAGAGGAAAAAGGGTTTTTGAAAGATCTCCATCTCTTAACGGGAAAAAAAGTCCTATACGTAGCAAATGTAGGTGAAACAGATTTAAAAGAAAAAAGTAGTGACGTCGAAAAGATCACTGAGATCGCCCTTCGGGAAGGTGCAAAAGTAATTGTGATCTGCGGTGATCTTGAAGCTGAAATGATTGAACTTCCTCCAGAAGATCGGAAGGCCTTTCTGGATAGTATGGGATTGGAAGAATCCGGTCTCGTAAAACTAATAAGAGAAGGGTACGATCTTCTTAACCTTATAACATTCTACACCACCGTTGGTTCAGAACTAAGGGCGTGGACAATTCCTCAAGGCACAAAGGCACCTCAAGCAGCTGGGAAAATACACAGCGATATGGAAAAGGGTTTTATTCGTGCAGAGATCATTAACTACAACGATTTCATAAAAACACCAAGTCTAACACACGCAAGAGAAAAAGGGCTTATTAGGTCTGAAGGTAAAGAATACATAATGAAAGATGGCGATATAGCTTTGTTCAAGTTTCACGTGTAA
- the fusA gene encoding elongation factor G, which translates to MASKSRLSRIRNIGIVAHIDAGKTTVTERILYYTGRSYKMGEVHDGEAVMDWMPQEQERGITITSAVTTCNWRGHEIHIIDTPGHVDFTIEVERSLRVLDGAVVVFCAVGGVEPQSETVWYQADKYGVPKVAFINKMDRVGADFERTIAMMNERFSSIPLPIQIPWGIEEQFNGVIDIIRMKAVTWDAESLGLKYSYCEVPEGEKERMLERRERLIETLAELDDNIMEKYLNGLEISEEEILEVIRKATLGLKVVPVLCGAALRNKGIQLLLDAVVDFLPSPEDIPPVRGINPVTGLEERRKSSVNEPFSALVFKIMQDEGRKLTYLRIYSGRLQAGADVFNISRGKREKISRLLKMHANKRERIDEAAAGDIVAVMGLKEAKTGDTLCDENCPILLESIDVYEPVISQAIEAKTPADQDRIVFALEKLLEEDPTLRFKYDDETAQMVLSGMGELHLEIVIDRLIREFNVHVNVGKPRVMYREAITEAVSAVGVFEREIGDRKHFAEVHLYMEPLERGKGLEIVPPKEDLPIPPEFYDAIMEGIKEAALSGPLAGYPVVDVRVEITGGLYREGEASLMAYKVAASSAFKEGCISGSPVLLEPIMIVDVITPSDFLGEVIGDINARRGEVQSLSTRGQVTEIRARVPLRSMFGYSTDLRSLTQGRATFSMRFSVYDRF; encoded by the coding sequence ATGGCATCTAAGTCTCGTCTATCTCGGATCAGAAATATCGGCATAGTGGCTCATATAGATGCGGGAAAGACCACGGTTACGGAAAGGATCCTTTATTACACTGGTCGTTCTTACAAGATGGGAGAGGTTCATGACGGAGAAGCTGTGATGGACTGGATGCCACAGGAACAAGAACGGGGTATAACGATTACCTCGGCTGTCACCACGTGTAACTGGAGAGGACATGAAATTCACATAATAGATACACCTGGTCATGTTGATTTTACAATTGAAGTGGAGAGGAGTTTGCGTGTTTTGGATGGGGCTGTGGTTGTCTTTTGTGCTGTAGGCGGCGTGGAACCTCAATCGGAAACTGTTTGGTATCAGGCGGATAAATACGGTGTTCCAAAGGTTGCTTTCATCAATAAAATGGACCGCGTGGGTGCTGACTTTGAGCGAACCATTGCTATGATGAACGAACGTTTTTCCTCAATTCCACTGCCAATTCAGATACCATGGGGCATAGAGGAACAATTTAACGGGGTTATTGACATTATTAGAATGAAGGCTGTGACGTGGGATGCGGAGAGTCTTGGGTTGAAATATTCTTACTGTGAGGTACCAGAGGGAGAAAAAGAGAGGATGCTGGAGAGAAGAGAGAGATTAATTGAAACACTTGCCGAACTGGATGATAATATAATGGAAAAATATTTAAATGGACTGGAAATCTCTGAGGAAGAAATTCTCGAGGTTATAAGAAAGGCTACTCTTGGCTTAAAAGTGGTGCCGGTTCTATGCGGTGCGGCGTTGCGCAACAAGGGCATTCAACTTCTTCTAGACGCAGTGGTAGATTTTCTCCCCTCTCCTGAGGATATACCTCCTGTAAGAGGTATTAATCCAGTGACAGGTTTGGAAGAGCGCCGTAAAAGTAGCGTGAACGAGCCTTTTTCAGCCCTTGTTTTTAAGATTATGCAGGATGAGGGTAGGAAGCTCACTTATCTTAGGATTTATTCGGGGCGATTACAAGCGGGTGCAGATGTTTTTAACATTTCTAGGGGAAAACGAGAAAAGATTTCCCGTCTTTTAAAGATGCATGCGAACAAAAGAGAACGTATAGATGAGGCAGCTGCTGGGGACATTGTGGCTGTTATGGGATTAAAAGAGGCCAAAACGGGCGATACCCTTTGTGATGAAAATTGCCCTATATTGCTCGAATCTATCGATGTTTATGAACCCGTTATCAGTCAGGCAATAGAGGCCAAGACACCGGCTGATCAGGACAGGATAGTCTTTGCTTTAGAGAAGCTTTTGGAAGAGGATCCCACATTAAGATTTAAGTACGATGATGAAACGGCGCAGATGGTTCTCTCTGGTATGGGTGAACTACATCTGGAAATTGTCATAGACCGCCTTATAAGGGAGTTTAACGTTCATGTTAATGTAGGAAAACCACGGGTGATGTACAGGGAGGCCATTACTGAGGCTGTAAGTGCCGTTGGTGTGTTTGAAAGAGAAATTGGAGATCGAAAGCATTTTGCAGAGGTCCATCTGTACATGGAACCACTGGAGAGGGGTAAAGGTCTGGAGATCGTTCCACCTAAAGAAGATTTGCCCATACCTCCTGAGTTCTATGATGCCATTATGGAAGGAATAAAAGAAGCTGCCCTGAGTGGTCCCTTAGCGGGTTACCCAGTTGTGGATGTTAGGGTGGAAATCACAGGTGGATTATACCGCGAGGGCGAAGCTTCTCTTATGGCATACAAAGTTGCTGCTTCCAGCGCCTTCAAAGAGGGATGTATTTCAGGTTCTCCTGTTCTTCTTGAACCTATTATGATTGTTGATGTAATTACCCCTTCAGATTTTTTGGGTGAAGTTATAGGGGATATCAATGCGAGAAGAGGAGAAGTACAATCACTGAGCACACGAGGACAAGTTACAGAGATAAGGGCGCGGGTACCTTTGAGGTCTATGTTTGGATATTCCACAGATTTAAGATCACTGACCCAGGGAAGGGCGACCTTTTCCATGCGCTTCAGTGTCTATGATAGATTTTGA